The stretch of DNA ttatataaaactttGTGTGTTTAATCATCACATAATTACTCATTTTGTTAAAAGATTTTcaccttatatatataatattgtcTATTAAACAAAAGCAAGACctacttaaattaaatattacacaCACTTATAAATATACATAGGAATTATCAAATTACACTAACGAATAAAACTAATGATACGTTCATTCAATAGTAtcatatgaataaatattttataaataattattaaattaaaaatacaatcatataaattatatctataaaatttaacattaatatatactatttttttatgtaaacaaGATGCACGACAATTAACGACAATAGTGTTATTTTAAAGTATAGAGAAATAGAgataaaagaaaaggaaaaattgcATTATTAGAGAAAGCAAAATTCGTAACAGTGGGTGttataaaaccctaattgttttctattttttagttatatttaagTATGGAGTGAAAATATTAACTATATAGCTAGTTAGGTGAAAAGGCAAAATTCATATTGAATACCAAATACCAATTTAACATTTCTGCATCAACTGCCAATGAGGCAATGATGGAATACAACTCAGAATTCATACAATGACAAGTTTGCCTTTGACAAagttttcaaagaaaaatacTCATAAGACAGAGAAACAGAAAGAtccaaaaatcataaaatactttttccTAAATCCCATACTTTTTTCCTACTGTCAAAGACAAGGGAACTTTAAAACTCATACaaatactaacataattgaAAGAAAACATCCAAACCTACCCGTCAATCTTTGTGAAGAAAGATGGTTAAGtgttcttttttttaatctaaaattaccattttaaattattgtggttttttttattatctaaataaataatttatacatgtatttatttttgttgttgtatttcTTTTGTAATTTTGTCATGTGAGTGCGTCGTTGTTTTATTCATTGTCTTGATGTAGCGTTTGTTTTTCCGTCTTGTTTGATGTTTATTTCATTCAAATTGACATATCAAACTTCGATCAAATGCCAGTCCATATTTAGTCAATCACTTTGTTGCAGCTATGAAAACATgaatatttcaaatactttaattttataatatttgtaaGCTTTATCAAACTTATAGACATTGTGCCGTTtcattctattaattattttatactattaacctGATTACTGTAAGTTATTTTTAcagattaattattttcaattttaacgattttaaattatactGTTATTGATCGAAATAGTTTccattaatttgaataaataaatataattttttaataaataaaaaaaaatcaattaagagAGGGTGGTCTATGTTGAATGAATCACACCTTTCAACATtctttttttagtatttatgacaaacaaaataaaaataactaatggGTCACACATTTTCAAggtacaataaatatatttatatatttcttcCTTTTCACCATTAAACTACTTTCACCTAAAAACTTCCATCAAACACTTATATATTCCTCCCAAATCTCTTCAAACAATTACCAAATTCCAATATTGCCCTTGTAGAAGACCCATTATCTTTCAAAGCATCAACAGCACCATCTCTCAACTCTCCAATCCTTTCCCTAATCCCATTTTCTTCACCATCCAACATCACCCCTTTAATTACCTTAACAATTTCCTCTCTTTCAACCAAACCATTCTCATTAATCTTTGGCCTAATTGCCACTTTAAGTCCATCACATAACAACACAGCATTCAATTTTTGTTCAGCAAATAATGGCCAAGCAATCATAGGCACTCCCAACACAACACTCTCAAGCACTGAATTCCAACCACAATGAGTCAAAAATCCACCAACTGAAATATGACTCAAAATTTGTGTTTGTGGACCCCAATTAACAATAACAAACCCTTTTCCTTTTGTTCTTTCTATAAACCCTTttggtaaaaaatttaaagggtCATCATTATTTTTAACACCAAGATAAGCTTCATTTGATGTATCACTAGGTGCTCTTAAAACCCATAAAAAATTTTGACCACTCAATTCTAACCCAAAAGCTAACTCATTTAATTGTTCTTGAGAAAGTGTTCCACCACTTCCAAAAGACACATATAAAACTGAGTTAGGAATTTGATTCTCCAACCACTTCATACACTCTAAATCTGAATCTGACCCTTTTGATTCATTATTTGTCCCATTTTGAATAATGGGTCCCACAAAAAAAACAGAACCATTGtgtttttctctgttttgtTCTTCTAAGGCTTCCAATGtattttcttccattttcatgAAACTGTTAACCAAAAACCCATCAGCAAGATTGAGTCTTTTGCAACGTTGCAGAATCAAATCATAAGCAAGACTAGATCGGTGTTGAAAATGTTCAGGTAAATCATTGCCATGAATAGGGATACAACCTGGAATTTGAATAGCTTCTTTGTGATCTCTATATTCACATGAAACTTCTTCATGAAGTTTTGGTAAATGAATGAAAAGTGAGAGTGTCATTGCAGAAGGAGGGAAGTAAATATAAGATAAAAGGTTGAATCTTTTCGCTATTTCGAGCGATTCGTTAGCGAAAGGATCGGAAATTAGAGCAAGAATTGGTGTTGTTGATGATGAAGAGAGGGATAAGATTGTGTTGTGGAAAGATGGCATGGATTGAGAAACTGCAAGTTGGATTTGAACTGCTGGAGAAAGATGTTGTGGGAGGTTTTGTTTGTTGATTGGTGGAAGGAATGTGTAGTTGATgtttggaggaagagatttgAGTAATGTGAGGGTGGATGGAAGAGGTGAATCAATGGTTGGGAAGATGCATGTTATGTGGAAGTGATTATGGAGATGAATGAGGTTTTTGCAGAATTGAATGATGGAAGCTTGGTGGCTAAATGCAGGGATTGAAATTACTGCTATATGAATTGTTTTGGCcatgtaattgaatttttagtgGAAAGTTTTTTATGGTTGTGGGTATGGAGAGTTTATGAATATTTGTGATTCTATTTATGGTTGGTTATTTGCTATGACACATAAATTGTGATACAAATATAAGACACGATATTAAGAGATGATAtggataataattaaaaaaagtaaattaattaaatgtaattagTGTATTAGTGTTTAATACCACATGTTTTTTCAGAACATGTCTTTTATGGGAGAGTTGGTGCTACTTATGTTATTTGATGTTAGCACTCCAATCTTGACTAGGagtttcttattattattttaattaattgccAAAGTTGAAAAGTATAAGTTATAATTATGTTATTCATAGTTTGTTGTCGATGGGATTGCGTATAAAAGTGAATTGCATAAATAGGTGGATTGTATATGCACCACCAAGTGGCACAAACATGTTCATGTAAGTTATGTGTTGTCTCACCATGGTTTCCAATGACAATAACGAGTGAAGATAGAAATAGCTTCTTTATATTATGGTAATTTCTTCTCCTCAATATTTTCAGATTTATGTTGGGATTGGTTAATTCAAATAACCATACATGCTATTCttacattgaaaatattttacttgaaaatatTTCTAATCTCTTTATATTGTAGTTAAATTGTACGTGAGCTAATTTGTCTAATAAAAAACAGGCAATTACATAGACTAATTTGATTggttttatttgattaaaaagcTACCATCttcaaaaaatagaataatgttTTGGTATTCTAAAACAAAAAGTGGTATCATAAACGAAGCTTAGGAGAGACATATCACAATCATCTCAAtgtctttatcattttttttttcaaaataaaaataacttataaaaattaaaaaatatattaagtaaaaaaactagactacttattttaattttaattttatgtgttttgaaTTTCgtttaaagattaaaattaactattgatatttgattaaaatcatTAGATTATATCAACAGtgttttattaaatatgtgtaaagttttttaatcatttacatattatttttctcattttaggTTAAAAAGTGTTTGTGTAGTTATTTTAATAGTATTAAAAATctagtgtttaaaaaaaattacatttttcaaataaatatgttaatttttattaatattaacttgATTGAACTAAACCAAATCAACATGCTATTCATTAATTTGAATCTAATTTTGCGAGAAAAATTGTATAAACTCAATCAAACTaactatcttttttattttttttatttatatcgttttttctctccaaacatgtgaatcaaataaatatattataccCATAACCTCATCTCTTCTAAATAGGTGTCATTTTTCATTCTCATCTCTTCTAAATAGGTGTCATTTTTCATTCCAATTCGTAATCTTTTTTCAAtcatgtttgaaattttttatgagtgTTTACGTcacaaattaaaacataaaattctaatatacaataaattaatatatttaatttatcaattttaaaaattgaaaactccaaaatatttgtTCTAAACTCTACCAGACTACCACTAATGATAATAAACCTGTAGTGTGGAGGAAAAATTTTTCGTTCTCATTTTTCTTTGACATCCATTTTGCCCCTCTTTACACATGGAACTTGTCTACGACTTGTGTCAACCATGCAATACAATGGTCAtttcaacaaaagaaagaaacaaaacaaaggAAACAAATATCATCAATGAAGTAGTGTAGTAACACAAACACCAAACATTTATACATAGACACCgataataattaaagaaaataaattactaaattataattaatgtattgaTATCTTGTTCGTGTGTCAGATACTGAGATCGACTTTAATGAGAAGTGTCTATTgaataaaacacaaataattAGAAACATCGAACCCAAAAACCTAAAGAAGTAAGAACAACATATATTTTCCTAAATTCCACCAAAATTTTCCCATTGATTAGCCAAATAAGACAGGGTTTGTATTGAAGAACCATCATCTTTCAGTGCTTTAGCAGCACCATCTTTTAAAACTTTCATTCTTTCCCTGATTCCTTTACCTTCTTCCCCTTCCATTAAGCACTTAACAACCTTTGCAATTTTCTCCTTTTCAACAATCTCATCATCTTCAAATTTCAACCTAATTGCCACTTCAAGACCATCACTTAACATAACTGCATTCATTGCTTGTTCAGCAAACAAAGGCCAAGCTACTATTGGCACCCCCTCTTGAATACTCTCCAAAATTGAATTCCAACCACAATGGCTTAAAAATCCACCAACTGAACTTTGCTTAAGTACTTCAACTTGAGGTGCCCATGATGCCAAAACCAAACCTTTCTCTTTGGTTCTTTCCAAAAACCCTTTTGGTAAAAACTTCAAAGGGTCAACATTTGCATCTTCAAAGTAATCAGCACTAACTGAATCACTTGGTGCTCTCAAAACCCACAAGAATCTTTGATCACTCAATTCTAAACCATAAGCTAGCTCATTGATTTGCCTTAGAGAAAGTGTTCCACCACTTCCAAATGAAACATACAAAACAGAATTTTGTGGTTGGTTTTTCAACCATTTTAAACATTCAAACTCATCAACATCATTGCTTGATGCAGATGACCCTTTTTGTGTAATAGGCCCAACAggaaaaatactaattttttttccattttcatgATGACCCTTTTCTTCTAATGCCTTTATAGCACCTGATTCCAATTCCAAGAAGCTATTACACAAGATTCCATCAAAAAAATACATACTTTTTGCACGTTGAAGAAACTTTTTGTAAGCATCATTTGATCTCATTTTTGTTGGAGCTGGAAGATCACGACCATGAATTGGCACACATCCTTGTAACTTTATAGGTTCTTGTAAATCTTTATACTCACATGAAACCTCTTCATCAAGTTTTACCAAATGTAAAGAAAGTGATAGATTCATAGCTGAACTAGGGAAGTAAAGATAAGACAGAGAGTTAAACTCTTTAGCAAAATCAAGTGCTTCAAATGCAAAAGAATCAGCAATCAAAGCAACTAAAGGTGCTTTTGAATTCAATGATTTCAAAGCTTGATGAATTGATGGTAAAGAGAGAGTAACAGTGAGTTGAATAATGACTCCTGGGTATGCTCCTTGAGGTAAGTCATGTTTGTTGATTGGTGGAAGAAAGATTGAGTTTATGTTTGGTGGAATTGTTTGGAGGTATGATTTTGAGGAATTTGGGGGTGACCCAAGTGAGGGAATGATGCAAGTGATGTGAAAATTTGGGTGGTTTGTGACTAAACGTTTTGTGAATTCTAGTATTGGGACTAGGTGGCTGAAACCAGGACTTGGAATAACAGCTATGTGAGTTGTTTTTGCCATATTGAAATTAACACAGCTTGATGAATGAAACTGTAATCGATGTTTTCTTGATCACAATTTTTCTAAAAGTTGTATGATGTTTTCTTCTGTTTAAGATATAATCATAGGCAGATATGTTTTATATATAGGAATGCTTAAGCAAACTTAGTGTGATATAGTTGgtaaatatttgagtttttttttttacttttaataatcTAGTATTTCgactcatattttttatttttcttaaaaaaaatataattaatttacataattgtgagattttaaatttaaatttgaaataacaaattcaatctaacaatatcgatatttattaattaaactaaaaataaaagacatttagatttatatattttaaatgtgaaTAATCGATagtctcaaatttaaatttgagttatgcatATCAATGTCTTAACATTGAACCATTTAATTTAAAcaaagatttttgttttaattaaatcGAACAACTGTccatataaaagttaaaaaaaaatattaatgaaatgTTTTGGAAAagtaaaagagaaaataatagtttataGTGATATAAAAGTCTTCTACGTAATTTGAGGATGTCCCAAGAGGCAAAATTTGTCTTCTCTTTGTTTATTATTTGTGTTAGTGTCAATTCCAAATTTCAAGTTTGGATTTTTAATACATACAAGAATATTCAATATCTTAGAATTTCACTATTGAAAAAATGTAAAACATCCCCAAATTTAAGTGATTATAGTTAAGAGTCTCCGTCTTAAATAATTAGGAGGAACACGGTGATGTAAGTGCATATGCAACTAAACATTATTCTATATGTAATGGAGTCCACGTACGTGTTCGTTTAGAATTTGCTTTTGTTTCTTATCTGTTTGTGAAGTGGTTGCTTACTTTTCTTTGAGATGCTATGCCTTGTTCGTAATTCGGAGGAAatcattttctaattttattttttaaaatatgtttttatttattttgatgagaGGTTTATGAAGTACTTTGTTGTCATGATATAAGATCAAATGTTAATTCTTGCGGATGCATTgctgaaaataattaaaaacaattttttgcattatttattatttctaaaaatgtaaataattattcactttaaatattaattatttttttattaataaataaaattaaaacaatcttttttacaaataataatttttaaaataaatagcgCTAATGTTTTCTCAAGACAAACAacccttattttacttttaattcaatttttacaaTACTCTCTAGTATTCTTTTTCGAGTAATAACTGATACTACTACTATTAGTTTATTTCTAACTTGTAATTGGTCAATAACTCCTTAATAGTTGTGGAACAAGTTGCCTGAACAGTATAATATATGTTCTTGAGTGTATTAAGTGatataatatatgttaatagTTGTTGAACAAGTTGCCTGAACAGTATAATATATGTGTCTTGAGTGTATTAAGTgatataatatatgtttttgaGGGTATTAATCATAAGACTAGTTTTATGGAAATTTAGACAAGCTTTTGAAACATACACATGAACAAGGAATCCTGGTCATAGTACAAAGGAAACATTTGATgcgtttgttttagatttttccatgaaaaaaaaacaattttttgaaattaaaaatcatttgcaCTGTTTTAAGGGTAtttgttttagatttaaaaaaaaattgggtaaaaatgaaaaagataaaaatactaGCTTCTCAAATTTTGCTCCTCTTATAGAATAGAGAGAAAATGacacaaaaattgaaaaacactaAACTTTACTCACTAATGagagaaaatgacctaaatatctTAACTCTTTTTTGAAAATCCAAAATTGTCTTTTCTAGcgtttttttcttccaaattttaTTTGTTGCGTTTTCTCCTTCACGCACTTATCTTCTCCACGACGTCATTTTCTCCTTCCGTGTGTCTTTGTCTTCTTTGCAATGTCATGTTTAATTTTGATCTAGATTTTTACCATGTAATTTTTCTTCTGCTTTTGGATTTTTCCacatgttt from Cicer arietinum cultivar CDC Frontier isolate Library 1 chromosome 3, Cicar.CDCFrontier_v2.0, whole genome shotgun sequence encodes:
- the UGT72Z1 gene encoding hydroquinone glucosyltransferase — its product is MAKTIHIAVISIPAFSHQASIIQFCKNLIHLHNHFHITCIFPTIDSPLPSTLTLLKSLPPNINYTFLPPINKQNLPQHLSPAVQIQLAVSQSMPSFHNTILSLSSSSTTPILALISDPFANESLEIAKRFNLLSYIYFPPSAMTLSLFIHLPKLHEEVSCEYRDHKEAIQIPGCIPIHGNDLPEHFQHRSSLAYDLILQRCKRLNLADGFLVNSFMKMEENTLEALEEQNREKHNGSVFFVGPIIQNGTNNESKGSDSDLECMKWLENQIPNSVLYVSFGSGGTLSQEQLNELAFGLELSGQNFLWVLRAPSDTSNEAYLGVKNNDDPLNFLPKGFIERTKGKGFVIVNWGPQTQILSHISVGGFLTHCGWNSVLESVVLGVPMIAWPLFAEQKLNAVLLCDGLKVAIRPKINENGLVEREEIVKVIKGVMLDGEENGIRERIGELRDGAVDALKDNGSSTRAILEFGNCLKRFGRNI
- the UGT72X1 gene encoding hydroquinone glucosyltransferase; this translates as MAKTTHIAVIPSPGFSHLVPILEFTKRLVTNHPNFHITCIIPSLGSPPNSSKSYLQTIPPNINSIFLPPINKHDLPQGAYPGVIIQLTVTLSLPSIHQALKSLNSKAPLVALIADSFAFEALDFAKEFNSLSYLYFPSSAMNLSLSLHLVKLDEEVSCEYKDLQEPIKLQGCVPIHGRDLPAPTKMRSNDAYKKFLQRAKSMYFFDGILCNSFLELESGAIKALEEKGHHENGKKISIFPVGPITQKGSSASSNDVDEFECLKWLKNQPQNSVLYVSFGSGGTLSLRQINELAYGLELSDQRFLWVLRAPSDSVSADYFEDANVDPLKFLPKGFLERTKEKGLVLASWAPQVEVLKQSSVGGFLSHCGWNSILESIQEGVPIVAWPLFAEQAMNAVMLSDGLEVAIRLKFEDDEIVEKEKIAKVVKCLMEGEEGKGIRERMKVLKDGAAKALKDDGSSIQTLSYLANQWENFGGI